One stretch of Pigmentiphaga aceris DNA includes these proteins:
- a CDS encoding SDR family NAD(P)-dependent oxidoreductase, translating into MTTNIATSTQKIALITGASRGLGKHAAIHLAAQGVTVIGTYHSKSADAQAVVAEIEAAGGQAAMLQLDVGDSSSFAGFTAALADVLRSKFGRERIDFLVNNAGIGVHVGLAETTEEQFDQLMNVHLKGPFFLTQKLLPLINDGGRIVNISSGLTRFALPGYGAYASMKGAIEVWTRYLAKELGARGIAVNTLAPGAIETDFGGGTVRDNADVNQYVASMTALGRVGMPDDIGGAIAALLSDGSRWINAQRVEASGGMFV; encoded by the coding sequence ATGACCACCAACATCGCCACGAGTACGCAAAAGATTGCCCTGATTACCGGTGCCAGCCGCGGCCTTGGCAAGCATGCTGCCATCCACCTTGCTGCGCAGGGCGTCACGGTGATTGGCACCTATCACAGCAAATCGGCCGACGCGCAGGCCGTGGTTGCCGAGATCGAGGCGGCCGGCGGGCAAGCCGCAATGCTGCAGCTAGACGTCGGTGACAGCAGCAGTTTTGCCGGTTTCACCGCTGCATTGGCTGATGTGCTGCGCAGCAAGTTCGGCCGCGAACGCATCGACTTTTTGGTCAATAACGCAGGCATCGGCGTTCATGTCGGCTTGGCCGAGACAACAGAAGAACAGTTCGACCAATTGATGAACGTCCATCTGAAAGGCCCGTTCTTCCTGACCCAGAAGCTGCTGCCGTTGATCAACGATGGGGGCCGGATCGTGAACATATCAAGCGGCCTGACGCGCTTTGCATTGCCTGGCTACGGGGCGTATGCATCGATGAAGGGCGCGATCGAAGTGTGGACCCGTTACCTGGCCAAGGAACTTGGTGCACGCGGCATCGCAGTGAACACGCTGGCTCCGGGCGCAATCGAAACCGACTTCGGCGGCGGCACCGTGCGCGACAACGCAGACGTCAATCAATATGTTGCCAGCATGACCGCACTGGGCCGCGTCGGCATGCCCGACGACATCGGTGGGGCCATCGCGGCCTTGCTGTCCGACGGCAGCCGCTGGATCAACGCCCAGCGCGTCGAGGCCTCGGGCGGCATGTTCGTGTGA
- a CDS encoding LysR family transcriptional regulator, with amino-acid sequence MNKLDLLKTFVRVTELSSFTQAGESLGLPRSTASDQIRMLEDLVGARLFHRTTRKVQPTQDGAALYERSKELLADMDELEGLFRRDGAVLAGRLRVDMPTVVARKLVIPKLAQFVDAYPHIEVELSSSDRRVDLVRDGFDCVLRIGELPDASLVARSLGAMTMLNCASPAYLAKHGVPHTLDDLRKHRVVHYVPVLGARPIGFEYVLNGVTHQLPMAGTITVNNTDTYEAAALGGLGLIQSPVLGIRDHIESGRLVHVLPDFVAAPMDVSLLYANRRHLPQRAHVFMEWMTALIRDDEAQYANR; translated from the coding sequence ATGAACAAACTTGACCTGCTGAAAACCTTCGTGCGCGTGACCGAGCTGTCCAGCTTCACGCAAGCCGGCGAAAGCCTGGGGCTGCCGCGCTCCACGGCGTCGGATCAGATCCGCATGCTGGAAGATCTGGTCGGCGCGCGGCTGTTTCATCGCACGACGCGCAAAGTGCAGCCCACCCAGGATGGCGCGGCGCTTTACGAGCGCAGCAAGGAATTGCTGGCCGACATGGACGAGCTGGAAGGCTTGTTCCGCCGCGACGGTGCTGTGCTGGCCGGCCGCCTGCGGGTCGACATGCCAACGGTGGTGGCGCGCAAACTGGTAATCCCGAAGCTTGCGCAGTTTGTAGACGCCTATCCCCATATCGAAGTCGAGTTAAGCAGTTCCGATCGCCGGGTGGACCTGGTTCGCGACGGCTTCGATTGCGTGCTGCGGATTGGCGAGCTGCCTGACGCGTCGTTGGTGGCGCGTTCGCTGGGTGCCATGACCATGCTGAACTGCGCAAGTCCGGCTTATCTGGCGAAACACGGTGTGCCGCATACGCTGGACGACTTGCGCAAGCACCGCGTGGTGCATTACGTGCCGGTCCTGGGTGCGCGACCCATCGGCTTTGAATATGTGCTCAACGGCGTCACCCACCAGTTGCCGATGGCCGGCACCATCACCGTCAATAACACCGACACCTACGAAGCGGCTGCCCTGGGCGGACTGGGGCTGATCCAGTCGCCAGTGCTGGGCATTCGAGATCACATCGAAAGCGGGCGACTGGTTCACGTGCTGCCGGACTTTGTCGCGGCACCCATGGACGTGTCGCTGCTCTACGCGAACCGCCGGCACCTGCCGCAACGGGCACATGTGTTCATGGAGTGGATGACGGCGTTGATCCGGGACGATGAAGCGCAGTATGCAAATCGATAG
- a CDS encoding ArsR/SmtB family transcription factor, producing the protein MDLLDIFKALSNRTRLDILKGLKDPAKNFPPQDEGDVNEVGVCVSSIQEGVGLSQSTVSDYLATLHRAGLVEVRRIGQWTYYKRNEASLKALAEIIGKEL; encoded by the coding sequence ATGGATCTACTCGACATCTTCAAAGCCCTCTCCAACCGCACGCGTCTCGACATCCTGAAGGGGTTGAAAGACCCGGCGAAGAACTTTCCGCCGCAAGACGAAGGCGACGTCAACGAGGTCGGCGTCTGCGTAAGCAGCATCCAGGAAGGTGTCGGGCTGTCGCAGTCCACCGTGTCGGACTACCTGGCTACCTTGCACCGGGCCGGTCTGGTCGAAGTTCGACGTATCGGCCAATGGACCTACTACAAGCGCAACGAAGCAAGCCTTAAGGCGCTTGCCGAGATCATTGGGAAAGAACTGTAG
- a CDS encoding zinc-dependent alcohol dehydrogenase family protein, with translation MQAALLTSFGGPEAFELRDVPKPVPQAGQVLVRVHATSINPLDYQVRRGDYASLVPLPVITGHDVSGVVEAVGPGVTAFSPGDEVWYTPQIFDGPGSYAEYHVAAESIVGMKPQSLSHLEAASLTLVGGTVWEALVARAALRVGESILIHGGAGGVGHVAIQIAKAMGARVFTTVRPANFEFVRNLGADVLIDYQQESYVDAVMRETGGRGVDVVFDTIGGDTLSTSADVLAQLGRVVTIVDTAAPQNLLQAWAKNASYHFVFTRQNRGKLDEVSALVERGQLRPHVGAVYPLADIAQAHARLESRDNGLQGKIAIAVVKSADSSDAQS, from the coding sequence ATGCAAGCAGCACTACTCACCTCATTTGGCGGTCCAGAGGCATTCGAGCTTCGTGATGTGCCCAAGCCCGTCCCTCAGGCAGGACAAGTTCTGGTCCGGGTGCACGCAACGTCCATCAATCCGCTGGACTACCAAGTTCGCCGCGGGGATTACGCAAGTCTGGTGCCCTTGCCGGTCATTACCGGGCACGACGTATCTGGCGTGGTCGAGGCTGTGGGGCCAGGCGTGACCGCCTTCTCGCCGGGAGACGAGGTCTGGTACACGCCGCAGATATTCGATGGGCCGGGAAGTTATGCCGAATATCACGTTGCTGCGGAAAGCATCGTGGGCATGAAGCCGCAGTCACTAAGCCATCTTGAAGCAGCAAGCCTGACCTTGGTTGGCGGCACGGTATGGGAAGCGCTTGTCGCACGGGCGGCGCTCAGGGTCGGTGAGAGTATTCTGATCCACGGCGGCGCGGGCGGCGTGGGCCACGTCGCGATCCAGATCGCCAAGGCGATGGGTGCACGTGTGTTCACCACTGTGCGTCCCGCAAACTTTGAGTTTGTGCGAAATCTGGGTGCCGACGTACTGATCGACTATCAACAGGAAAGCTACGTCGACGCCGTCATGCGGGAAACCGGCGGGCGCGGCGTCGATGTCGTGTTCGACACGATTGGCGGCGACACCTTGTCGACCAGCGCGGACGTGCTGGCGCAGTTAGGTCGCGTCGTGACGATTGTGGATACGGCTGCGCCACAGAACCTGTTGCAGGCATGGGCCAAGAACGCCAGCTATCACTTTGTGTTCACCCGACAAAATCGCGGCAAGCTGGATGAGGTGAGCGCGCTGGTCGAGCGAGGTCAACTGCGGCCGCATGTCGGTGCTGTTTATCCGCTGGCGGACATTGCACAGGCTCACGCCCGGCTGGAAAGTCGTGATAACGGACTGCAGGGGAAGATCGCGATTGCTGTTGTGAAGTCAGCTGATTCCAGCGACGCACAAAGTTGA
- the prpR gene encoding propionate catabolism operon regulatory protein PrpR: MPVTAHQTSAQPAPRIVAVGFHRLKELLLDLAPSYRPAISVEVLDKGFVDAVDDLRAMQAAGVVDVVVAAGANGAFLRERLDLPVVLIKTSGFDVMRALARARQIASKIALVSYGGVSVEVEQFSARFGLNIEQHSYRTTEEAETCVRDMKLRGIEAVVAPGLVSDLAEAAGMHGLFVYTHDAVREAIDVAIEMSRIARIELAKRERLNIILGHLKDGVVAVDLDERIETLNPAMEAVLGAADTVIGRKLSDVAPSLSLQVTLREGRSDIEQITRINQRTLVATRTPIVEQGIHTGAVLVCQDPQAIQRADRRLRAKGQARSAQARYTLDDLVGSSTPMQHAKALALRCAASQATALIAGESGTGKELLAQGIHHAGPRAAQPFVAINCAAFPEALLESELFGFEEGAFTGSRRGGKAGLFETAHTGTIFLDEIGEMAPALQTRLLRVLQEREVLRLGATEPTPIDVRVIAATHRDLAARVETGEFRRDLYYRLNILSLQLPPLRERPEDLPEIGAHLVAKLCERLDIDATSVQPMLQRLAYAGQSYAWPGNVREFENLLERALAYRSQWDRASTAEIDLALREMTPELFAARRNATTQALAFEQQPANLQAPTNLPASTHAAPPPPMSTAKLSGRRENELRYILDVLAACGGDKALACERLGISRATLWRKLKAAG; encoded by the coding sequence ATGCCCGTCACCGCGCATCAAACTTCCGCTCAACCCGCGCCGCGCATCGTCGCCGTTGGCTTTCACCGCCTGAAAGAGCTGCTGCTCGACCTAGCCCCCAGCTATCGCCCTGCAATCTCGGTCGAGGTACTGGACAAAGGTTTCGTCGATGCCGTCGACGACCTACGCGCGATGCAAGCAGCCGGTGTCGTGGATGTGGTGGTCGCGGCGGGTGCTAACGGCGCGTTTCTGCGCGAACGGCTGGATCTGCCGGTGGTGCTCATCAAAACCAGCGGTTTTGACGTGATGCGTGCACTGGCGCGCGCCCGCCAGATCGCAAGCAAAATCGCCTTGGTCAGCTACGGCGGCGTGTCGGTCGAGGTGGAGCAGTTCAGTGCACGCTTCGGGCTGAATATCGAACAGCACAGCTACCGAACCACGGAAGAGGCGGAAACCTGCGTGCGCGATATGAAGTTGCGCGGCATCGAAGCGGTGGTGGCCCCTGGTCTGGTGTCGGATCTGGCCGAGGCGGCGGGCATGCACGGCCTGTTCGTCTACACCCACGATGCCGTGCGCGAGGCCATCGACGTTGCCATCGAAATGAGCCGGATCGCGCGCATCGAGCTGGCCAAGCGCGAGCGCTTGAACATCATTCTTGGGCACCTGAAGGACGGCGTGGTTGCCGTTGATCTGGATGAGCGCATCGAGACACTGAACCCGGCGATGGAAGCCGTGCTGGGCGCGGCCGATACCGTAATCGGGCGAAAACTGAGTGATGTCGCACCGTCGCTGAGCCTGCAAGTGACGCTGCGTGAAGGCCGCAGCGATATCGAGCAAATTACGCGTATCAACCAGCGGACCTTGGTCGCCACGCGTACGCCCATTGTTGAGCAGGGCATTCACACCGGTGCCGTGCTGGTCTGCCAGGACCCACAAGCCATCCAGCGCGCAGATCGACGGCTGCGGGCAAAAGGGCAGGCACGCAGTGCCCAGGCCAGATACACGCTGGACGATCTGGTGGGCAGCAGCACCCCGATGCAACACGCCAAAGCGCTTGCATTGCGCTGTGCTGCCAGCCAGGCCACGGCACTGATCGCGGGCGAAAGCGGGACCGGCAAGGAATTGCTGGCCCAGGGCATTCACCACGCCGGGCCGCGCGCCGCGCAACCGTTCGTGGCCATCAACTGCGCGGCCTTCCCTGAGGCCTTGCTGGAAAGCGAGTTGTTCGGTTTCGAGGAAGGCGCGTTCACCGGCTCGCGGCGCGGGGGCAAGGCGGGTCTGTTTGAGACGGCCCACACCGGCACTATCTTTCTGGACGAGATCGGCGAAATGGCTCCGGCTTTGCAGACCCGGCTGCTGCGTGTGCTGCAGGAACGCGAGGTTCTGCGACTGGGGGCGACTGAACCCACGCCCATCGACGTTCGCGTGATTGCCGCCACCCATCGTGATCTGGCCGCGCGGGTGGAGACCGGCGAGTTTCGGCGCGACCTGTATTACCGCCTGAACATCCTGAGTCTTCAATTGCCGCCGTTGCGCGAGCGGCCCGAGGACTTGCCGGAGATCGGTGCGCACTTGGTCGCCAAGCTTTGCGAGCGTCTGGACATTGATGCGACAAGCGTCCAGCCCATGTTGCAGAGACTGGCGTACGCGGGGCAGAGCTATGCCTGGCCCGGCAATGTGCGGGAGTTCGAAAACCTGCTTGAGCGTGCGCTGGCATATCGCTCGCAGTGGGACCGGGCATCGACCGCCGAGATCGATCTTGCACTGCGCGAGATGACGCCCGAACTGTTTGCCGCGCGACGTAACGCGACCACCCAGGCCTTGGCATTTGAGCAGCAACCCGCAAACTTGCAGGCACCTACAAACCTTCCCGCCTCGACACACGCAGCACCACCGCCGCCTATGTCGACTGCCAAACTTTCTGGACGCCGGGAAAACGAACTGCGCTACATCCTGGACGTGCTGGCCGCATGTGGGGGTGACAAGGCGCTGGCCTGCGAGCGTCTTGGGATCAGCAGGGCGACCTTGTGGCGCAAGCTGAAGGCGGCTGGCTGA
- the prpB gene encoding methylisocitrate lyase, whose amino-acid sequence MSRIPSPGAAFRLALAEESPLQVIGAINANHALLAKRVGYKAIYLSGGGVAAGSLGLPDLGINTLDDVLIDVRRITDVCDTPLLVDIDTGFGPSAFNIARTVKSLIKAGAAACHIEDQAGAKRCGHRPGKEIVSKQEMVDRVKAAADARTDPDFFLIARTDAIASEGLDAAIERSLAYVEAGADSIFAEAAYDLDSYRKFVDAVKVPVLANITEFGKTPLFSVQELAGSGVAIVLYPLSAFRAANKAAEAVYTAIRQDGHQKNVVDQMQTREELYDRIGYHAFEAHLDALYEQKKA is encoded by the coding sequence ATGTCCCGTATCCCCTCCCCCGGCGCAGCTTTCCGTCTTGCCTTGGCCGAAGAATCTCCCTTGCAAGTGATCGGTGCCATCAACGCCAATCACGCCTTGCTCGCCAAGCGTGTCGGCTACAAGGCGATCTACCTGTCGGGTGGTGGAGTTGCTGCCGGCTCGCTGGGTCTGCCAGACCTGGGCATCAACACCCTGGACGACGTGCTGATCGACGTGCGCCGCATCACCGATGTCTGCGATACCCCGCTGCTGGTCGATATCGACACCGGTTTCGGCCCGTCGGCATTCAACATTGCACGTACCGTGAAAAGCCTGATCAAGGCTGGCGCGGCCGCCTGCCACATCGAAGACCAGGCCGGTGCCAAGCGCTGCGGCCATCGTCCGGGCAAGGAAATTGTCAGCAAGCAGGAAATGGTTGACCGCGTGAAGGCAGCGGCTGACGCCAGGACCGATCCGGATTTCTTCCTGATCGCCCGCACCGACGCCATCGCCAGCGAAGGCCTGGACGCCGCCATCGAGCGCTCGCTGGCCTATGTGGAAGCCGGTGCCGATTCGATCTTCGCCGAAGCCGCCTACGACTTGGACAGCTATCGCAAGTTTGTTGATGCCGTGAAGGTGCCGGTGTTGGCCAATATCACCGAATTCGGCAAGACGCCGCTGTTCTCGGTGCAGGAACTGGCCGGTTCAGGTGTGGCCATCGTGCTGTATCCGCTGTCGGCGTTCCGGGCGGCAAACAAGGCTGCCGAGGCCGTCTACACCGCGATCCGTCAGGACGGACATCAGAAAAACGTAGTGGATCAGATGCAAACGCGTGAAGAACTGTACGACCGCATCGGGTATCACGCGTTTGAGGCACATCTGGACGCGCTATACGAGCAGAAGAAAGCCTAA
- a CDS encoding MmgE/PrpD family protein, with the protein MTSISANMPTSSATERMIDFARQLDLAQIPAEVVMLARLHLADAIGVALAAASVPAHRSMLTKLRRASPQTGAATVLGFADPAPASVAALINGTSMHSLEYDDTHMGSIVHGSAVIVATVLAVAEEQGLTLDDALRLTIIGWELLVRLGEASPGSFQRRGFQVTSVGGVVVAAILAATARGCDAQQTAHAAGIAGSQGSGIFEFLSNGSKVKALHPGWAAHGAIWAAMLAESGMTGPMTVLEGKHGIFAAYADDTQAGARLSASLTTLGERWALSEAAFKFYPCCHYIHPYLEAAELLRAQVNGVAIVAAHCKVAPGAATVIAEPWSAKQSPRDSNAAKYSLPYTVALALLGQPIDLDAMTGIKINAQAVALAGHVTAEPWMDSGFPARFAADLSVTLADGSVLHHQIAQVLGSAERPASADRVRQKLIDNASRSVPVAACDAIWAGIMEGDTLAALVAGCRQAG; encoded by the coding sequence ATGACTTCAATCTCTGCCAATATGCCCACATCTTCAGCCACCGAACGCATGATCGACTTCGCCCGGCAATTAGATCTTGCCCAGATCCCTGCTGAAGTCGTCATGCTTGCCCGCCTGCATCTAGCGGACGCCATTGGCGTGGCCCTGGCGGCGGCTTCGGTGCCTGCGCACCGCAGCATGCTCACCAAGCTGCGCCGGGCTTCTCCACAGACTGGTGCGGCGACTGTGCTGGGTTTTGCCGACCCCGCGCCGGCCAGCGTGGCGGCGTTGATCAATGGCACGTCCATGCATTCGCTGGAGTACGACGACACCCACATGGGGTCGATCGTGCATGGCAGCGCGGTGATTGTGGCCACGGTGCTGGCCGTGGCGGAAGAGCAAGGGCTGACGCTGGACGACGCGCTGCGCTTGACGATCATCGGCTGGGAATTGCTGGTGCGGCTGGGCGAAGCGTCGCCGGGTAGTTTTCAGCGCCGGGGGTTTCAGGTGACGTCTGTAGGCGGCGTGGTGGTAGCAGCGATTCTGGCTGCAACGGCGCGCGGTTGTGATGCCCAGCAGACCGCCCATGCCGCAGGCATTGCGGGCAGCCAGGGCAGCGGCATTTTTGAATTTCTCAGCAATGGGTCCAAGGTCAAGGCCTTGCACCCAGGTTGGGCCGCGCACGGTGCGATCTGGGCAGCCATGCTGGCCGAGTCCGGTATGACCGGGCCGATGACGGTGCTTGAAGGCAAGCACGGTATCTTCGCGGCTTACGCCGACGACACGCAGGCCGGAGCCCGCTTGTCAGCCTCGCTGACAACGTTGGGCGAGCGATGGGCTTTGAGCGAAGCGGCCTTCAAGTTCTATCCCTGCTGCCATTACATCCACCCGTATCTGGAAGCCGCTGAACTGCTGCGCGCGCAGGTGAACGGCGTTGCCATCGTTGCTGCACACTGCAAGGTTGCGCCGGGTGCGGCCACGGTAATTGCTGAACCCTGGTCCGCCAAGCAGTCGCCGCGTGACAGCAATGCCGCCAAATACAGCTTGCCTTACACGGTGGCGCTGGCTTTGTTGGGTCAACCAATCGACCTGGATGCGATGACCGGCATCAAGATCAATGCGCAAGCCGTGGCCCTTGCTGGCCATGTAACGGCCGAACCGTGGATGGATTCCGGCTTTCCGGCACGCTTTGCGGCTGACTTGAGCGTCACGTTGGCGGATGGCAGCGTGTTGCATCACCAGATTGCGCAAGTGCTTGGCAGCGCTGAACGGCCAGCCAGCGCAGACCGCGTGCGCCAGAAGCTCATCGACAACGCGTCGCGCAGCGTGCCGGTGGCTGCTTGTGATGCGATCTGGGCGGGAATTATGGAAGGCGACACGCTTGCCGCATTGGTGGCGGGGTGTCGGCAGGCGGGTTGA
- a CDS encoding FAD-dependent oxidoreductase, protein MKAVIERLTADIDWDLDVDVLVVGAGACGLAAAIAAHDAGAQVAILEKRDRPGGNSSLSTGSVPGAGSRFQREAGIVDSPEHMIADLERTAGPSELPELTRVMAQVSAELCEWLVDKVGARMALITDYCHVGHTVPRLHAPVSRRGQDLVDDLLSAAAQRDIPLATNQGVSTLYVDESGAIVGAAVQGEGIETSRIGARAVILSTNGFGANRALVQRYCPEIAGAEYFGALGSEGEAVAWGEQLGAGMANMQAYQGYAAVAYPHGSLLSWTTIEKGGILVNSQGERFGDEDLGYSGYARFVLAEQSSVYAIFDDRIKALASKEEEFQELVDHGGVKSADSAEELAAVFGVPVQALSATLAAYARAAASPDAGLDPFNRKRFGMAPLQGRLWICRVTPGLFHTQGGLAVDMHGRVLRADGAPIPGLFAGGGAAAGISGQAGAAGYSSGNGLLTAIGLGYMAGKTAAGVEG, encoded by the coding sequence ATGAAAGCCGTGATTGAACGCCTGACTGCCGACATCGACTGGGACCTGGACGTAGACGTGCTGGTCGTCGGTGCCGGAGCCTGCGGCCTGGCCGCTGCCATTGCCGCGCACGATGCCGGCGCGCAAGTCGCCATTCTGGAAAAACGTGATCGACCGGGCGGCAACTCCTCGCTCAGCACCGGATCAGTCCCCGGTGCGGGCAGCCGTTTTCAGCGTGAAGCTGGCATTGTCGATTCCCCTGAGCACATGATTGCCGATTTAGAGCGCACCGCCGGCCCCAGTGAACTGCCCGAACTGACGCGCGTCATGGCGCAAGTGTCGGCAGAACTGTGCGAATGGCTGGTCGACAAAGTAGGCGCGCGCATGGCCTTGATCACCGACTACTGCCACGTCGGCCACACCGTGCCGCGCCTGCACGCACCCGTGTCGCGTCGCGGGCAGGACTTGGTGGACGACCTGCTGTCGGCAGCAGCGCAGCGCGACATTCCGCTGGCGACCAACCAAGGCGTCAGCACCCTGTATGTGGATGAATCCGGCGCAATCGTTGGCGCGGCCGTGCAAGGCGAGGGGATTGAGACATCGCGTATCGGCGCAAGGGCGGTGATCTTGTCCACCAACGGCTTCGGCGCAAACCGTGCGCTAGTGCAGCGGTACTGCCCGGAAATCGCCGGTGCTGAGTACTTTGGCGCGCTGGGCAGCGAAGGCGAAGCGGTGGCCTGGGGCGAGCAGTTGGGCGCAGGCATGGCAAACATGCAGGCCTACCAGGGCTATGCAGCAGTCGCATATCCGCATGGTTCCTTGCTGTCGTGGACCACGATCGAGAAAGGCGGGATTCTGGTCAACAGCCAGGGCGAGCGCTTTGGCGACGAAGACTTGGGGTATTCCGGTTATGCGCGCTTCGTTCTGGCCGAGCAGTCGTCGGTTTATGCGATTTTCGACGACCGCATCAAGGCGCTGGCGAGCAAAGAAGAAGAATTCCAGGAACTGGTGGACCACGGCGGCGTGAAGTCGGCGGACAGTGCGGAGGAATTGGCCGCCGTGTTTGGCGTGCCGGTTCAGGCCTTGTCTGCCACGCTCGCCGCGTATGCCCGTGCGGCTGCTTCCCCGGATGCCGGATTGGACCCATTCAACCGCAAGCGTTTTGGCATGGCTCCACTGCAGGGGCGGCTGTGGATCTGCCGTGTGACGCCAGGGCTGTTCCACACGCAAGGCGGCTTGGCCGTCGACATGCACGGACGCGTATTGCGGGCAGATGGTGCACCGATTCCGGGGCTGTTTGCCGGTGGTGGTGCAGCAGCTGGCATCAGCGGTCAGGCAGGGGCGGCTGGGTATTCGTCAGGCAATGGCCTGCTGACGGCAATTGGCCTGGGGTATATGGCGGGCAAGACGGCAGCGGGTGTGGAAGGATGA
- a CDS encoding MmgE/PrpD family protein, translating into MGAVLTSARATAAATALNPSREDAAAAFQACLHRLASLEWADIPASARSRGAMVLADNLAAAFSAVAEPEVAAMRAFTMAHAESGSVSVFSPGRPRTSQRDAAALNALTMGWNELDEGYRKAVCHGGLYVLPALLACAEATGASAQDVLRALILGYETVARVARAWRFPDLKLHPHALLMPVGAAAGLGFLMRLPADQLVSAVAGATALGMAGPFNQAVQGSLIRNAWAAHGANAGLLAVQHARAGIGGLASTPFDVYVTGLGCATTDLTAFADDGEWAVESGYQKMNACCQYAHSAIEAVQALIARDPSIKGGAGVTGIRVDAHPLALRLDNRAPATTLGAKFSLPHAVAAAVVHGDGGVQSFDAASLDDPRVAGLRGLIEIVPFAEQRPAPHDRPATVTISTHAGTVSETVWSARGGPDRPFGEAEVWAKVAALCEPVAPQAAQVLQALALAAGEGALTGAGSAKSDQAAIWASEQDAFVRRQANGLSSDPATADLVGAVSDPVIGPADGLNASWANWLDALFASPALR; encoded by the coding sequence GTGGGAGCTGTTTTGACTTCGGCGCGCGCGACGGCTGCGGCTACCGCGTTGAACCCATCGCGCGAGGACGCTGCTGCGGCTTTCCAGGCTTGCCTGCATCGCCTGGCCTCCTTGGAATGGGCCGATATTCCCGCCTCGGCCCGCTCGCGCGGCGCGATGGTGCTGGCCGACAACCTGGCGGCGGCCTTCAGTGCGGTGGCGGAGCCGGAAGTGGCTGCGATGCGGGCCTTCACTATGGCGCACGCAGAATCAGGGTCTGTCAGCGTGTTTTCACCGGGTCGGCCGCGTACCTCGCAGCGTGACGCGGCTGCCTTGAACGCCTTGACCATGGGCTGGAACGAGCTGGACGAGGGCTATCGCAAAGCGGTATGCCATGGCGGCCTGTATGTGCTGCCGGCGTTGCTGGCCTGCGCGGAAGCCACTGGTGCCAGCGCGCAAGATGTGTTGCGTGCCTTGATTCTGGGTTACGAAACGGTAGCCCGAGTTGCCCGTGCCTGGCGATTCCCGGACCTGAAGCTGCACCCGCATGCTTTGTTGATGCCGGTGGGTGCAGCAGCAGGCCTGGGTTTTCTGATGCGCTTGCCTGCCGACCAACTGGTATCTGCGGTGGCGGGTGCTACGGCGCTTGGCATGGCCGGGCCGTTCAATCAGGCCGTGCAGGGGTCATTGATTCGCAACGCGTGGGCCGCGCACGGTGCAAATGCCGGGCTGTTGGCTGTGCAGCATGCGCGTGCGGGCATCGGTGGTCTGGCCAGCACGCCTTTTGATGTGTATGTGACGGGCTTGGGTTGCGCCACGACCGATCTGACAGCTTTTGCCGATGACGGCGAATGGGCAGTGGAATCGGGCTATCAGAAGATGAATGCCTGCTGCCAGTACGCACACTCGGCAATCGAAGCGGTGCAAGCCCTGATTGCCCGCGATCCGTCGATAAAGGGCGGGGCAGGGGTGACCGGCATTCGCGTCGATGCGCATCCGCTGGCTTTGAGGCTGGACAATCGTGCGCCGGCTACCACGCTGGGCGCGAAGTTCTCCCTGCCGCATGCGGTGGCAGCGGCTGTGGTGCATGGTGACGGGGGCGTGCAGTCCTTCGATGCCGCGTCGCTGGACGACCCTCGGGTAGCGGGTTTGCGCGGCCTGATCGAGATCGTGCCATTTGCCGAGCAACGCCCGGCACCCCACGATCGACCGGCTACGGTGACGATCTCTACGCACGCAGGCACCGTGTCAGAGACGGTTTGGAGCGCACGCGGCGGGCCGGATCGCCCCTTCGGCGAGGCGGAAGTCTGGGCGAAGGTGGCGGCATTGTGCGAACCGGTTGCGCCTCAGGCGGCACAGGTGCTGCAGGCCTTGGCGCTTGCTGCAGGTGAGGGAGCATTGACCGGCGCAGGTTCTGCCAAGTCAGACCAAGCGGCCATCTGGGCAAGTGAGCAAGACGCGTTTGTGCGTCGGCAGGCAAACGGATTGTCGAGTGATCCTGCAACGGCGGACCTTGTTGGCGCTGTCTCCGACCCCGTAATCGGCCCCGCTGATGGCTTGAATGCATCGTGGGCGAACTGGCTGGACGCGCTGTTCGCGTCGCCTGCGTTGCGTTGA